The proteins below are encoded in one region of Scomber japonicus isolate fScoJap1 chromosome 2, fScoJap1.pri, whole genome shotgun sequence:
- the LOC128367585 gene encoding dnaJ homolog subfamily A member 3, mitochondrial-like isoform X1: MASSAGRLTTRWLAASVSSVHHHSRFLVLSVRHAAVCAATISQSHRGRIAANLSSHRPGHGVTLRGLTGATCHSFHTSSRFANKQDFYETLGVSKTATQKDIKKAYYQLAKKYHPDTNPDDPEAKEKFAKLAEAYEVLSDEVKRKQYDTYGAAGFDPNRANAGQQQYYRTGGATLDPEELFRKIFGDFTGGMGFGDINSMFEQRPEFVMELTFAEAAKGANKDLAINIDDNCQRCDGKGSEPGTKVTRCHYCSGTGMESINTGPFMMRTTCRRCGGKGSIINTPCALCRGSGQTKKRQTVTVPVPAGVENGQRVRMPVGKKEIFITFRVQSSPVFRRSGIDIHSDAFISVAQAILGGTARAQGLYETISMAIPSGCQADQVIRLQGKGIRRLNSYNYGDHYVHIKIRVPKKLTRRQRSMMLSYAEEETDVQGSVNGVTPSEEGGSSTSGAKATSSEEGQDKQQQKEEGGFFSKLKKMFS; encoded by the exons ATGGCGTCCTCCGCTGGCCGGCTCACAACACGCTGGCTAGCAGCATCTGTTTCTTCTGTTCACCATCACAGTCGTTTTCTGGTTCTCTCCGTCCGACATGCAGCAGTCTGCGCAGCCACGATATCACAGAGCCACCGGGGAAGGATAGCGGCTAACCTGAGCTCCCACAGACCTGGACATGGCGTGACATTGAGAGGACTGACAG gGGCGACCTGTCACTCATTCCACACTAGCAGCAGATTTGCAAACAAGCAAGACTTCTATGAAACCTTGGGTGTCTCCAAAACTGCCACACAGAAGGACATCAAAAAGGCATATTACCAG TTGGCAAAAAAGTACCACCCAGACACCAACCCAGATGATCCAGAGGCCAAAGAGAAGTTTGCCAAGCTAGCTGAAGCTTATGAG GTGCTAAGTGACGAAGTGAAGAGGAAACAGTATGACACGTACGGAGCAGCAGGCTTCGACCCAAACCGTGCGAACGCAGGCCAGCAGCAGTACTACAGAACTGGTGGAGCCACTTTAGACCCCGAGGAGCTCTTCAGGAAGATCTTTGGAGATTTTACAGGAGGCATGGGCTTCGGAGACATCAACAGCATGTTCGAACAAAGGCCTGAG TTTGTGATGGAGCTTACGTTTGCTGAGGCAGCAAAGGGCGCAAATAAGGATTTGGCTATAAACATTGACGACAATTGTCAGAGGTGTGATGGCAAGGGCAGCGAACCCGGCACCAAGGTGACGCGCTGTCACTACTGCAGCGGCACTGGCATG GAGTCGATCAACACGGGTCCCTTCATGATGCGGACCACATGTCGGCGCTGCGGGGGGAAGGGCTCCATCATTAACACACCCTGCGCCCTTTGTCGAGGTTCAGGTCAGACCAAGAAGAGGCAGACGGTCACTGTGCCCGTACCTGCTG GAGTGGAAAACGGTCAGAGAGTACGCATGCcagttggaaaaaaagaaatcttcaTTACATTTAGG GTCCAGAGTAGCCCCGTGTTCAGGCGTAGCGGGATAGACATCCACTCAGACGCGTTCATCTCTGTGGCTCAAGCCATACTGGGGGGCACGGCCAGAGCACAAGGCCTCTATGAAACCATCAGCATGGCG ATTCCTTCCGGTTGCCAAGCTGATCAGGTGATCCGGCTGCAGGGGAAAGGCATTCGGAGGTTGAACAGCTATAACTACGGAGATCACTATGTTCACATCAAGATCAGAGTGCCCAA GAAGTTGACGAGAAGGCAACGCTCTATGATGCTCAGTTATGCCGAAGAGGAGACAGACGTTCAGGGATCTGTCAATGGCGTCACACCTTCTGAAG aaGGGGGCAGCAGCACTTCAGGTGCGAAGGCAACCAGCTCAGAGGAGGGAcaa
- the LOC128367585 gene encoding dnaJ homolog subfamily A member 3, mitochondrial-like isoform X3, with translation MASSAGRLTTRWLAASVSSVHHHSRFLVLSVRHAAVCAATISQSHRGRIAANLSSHRPGHGVTLRGLTGATCHSFHTSSRFANKQDFYETLGVSKTATQKDIKKAYYQLAKKYHPDTNPDDPEAKEKFAKLAEAYEVLSDEVKRKQYDTYGAAGFDPNRANAGQQQYYRTGGATLDPEELFRKIFGDFTGGMGFGDINSMFEQRPEFVMELTFAEAAKGANKDLAINIDDNCQRCDGKGSEPGTKVTRCHYCSGTGMESINTGPFMMRTTCRRCGGKGSIINTPCALCRGSGQTKKRQTVTVPVPAGVENGQRVRMPVGKKEIFITFRVQSSPVFRRSGIDIHSDAFISVAQAILGGTARAQGLYETISMAIPSGCQADQVIRLQGKGIRRLNSYNYGDHYVHIKIRVPKKLTRRQRSMMLSYAEEETDVQGSVNGVTPSEGKKPQHGKRGK, from the exons ATGGCGTCCTCCGCTGGCCGGCTCACAACACGCTGGCTAGCAGCATCTGTTTCTTCTGTTCACCATCACAGTCGTTTTCTGGTTCTCTCCGTCCGACATGCAGCAGTCTGCGCAGCCACGATATCACAGAGCCACCGGGGAAGGATAGCGGCTAACCTGAGCTCCCACAGACCTGGACATGGCGTGACATTGAGAGGACTGACAG gGGCGACCTGTCACTCATTCCACACTAGCAGCAGATTTGCAAACAAGCAAGACTTCTATGAAACCTTGGGTGTCTCCAAAACTGCCACACAGAAGGACATCAAAAAGGCATATTACCAG TTGGCAAAAAAGTACCACCCAGACACCAACCCAGATGATCCAGAGGCCAAAGAGAAGTTTGCCAAGCTAGCTGAAGCTTATGAG GTGCTAAGTGACGAAGTGAAGAGGAAACAGTATGACACGTACGGAGCAGCAGGCTTCGACCCAAACCGTGCGAACGCAGGCCAGCAGCAGTACTACAGAACTGGTGGAGCCACTTTAGACCCCGAGGAGCTCTTCAGGAAGATCTTTGGAGATTTTACAGGAGGCATGGGCTTCGGAGACATCAACAGCATGTTCGAACAAAGGCCTGAG TTTGTGATGGAGCTTACGTTTGCTGAGGCAGCAAAGGGCGCAAATAAGGATTTGGCTATAAACATTGACGACAATTGTCAGAGGTGTGATGGCAAGGGCAGCGAACCCGGCACCAAGGTGACGCGCTGTCACTACTGCAGCGGCACTGGCATG GAGTCGATCAACACGGGTCCCTTCATGATGCGGACCACATGTCGGCGCTGCGGGGGGAAGGGCTCCATCATTAACACACCCTGCGCCCTTTGTCGAGGTTCAGGTCAGACCAAGAAGAGGCAGACGGTCACTGTGCCCGTACCTGCTG GAGTGGAAAACGGTCAGAGAGTACGCATGCcagttggaaaaaaagaaatcttcaTTACATTTAGG GTCCAGAGTAGCCCCGTGTTCAGGCGTAGCGGGATAGACATCCACTCAGACGCGTTCATCTCTGTGGCTCAAGCCATACTGGGGGGCACGGCCAGAGCACAAGGCCTCTATGAAACCATCAGCATGGCG ATTCCTTCCGGTTGCCAAGCTGATCAGGTGATCCGGCTGCAGGGGAAAGGCATTCGGAGGTTGAACAGCTATAACTACGGAGATCACTATGTTCACATCAAGATCAGAGTGCCCAA GAAGTTGACGAGAAGGCAACGCTCTATGATGCTCAGTTATGCCGAAGAGGAGACAGACGTTCAGGGATCTGTCAATGGCGTCACACCTTCTGAAG
- the LOC128367585 gene encoding dnaJ homolog subfamily A member 3, mitochondrial-like isoform X2 → MASSAGRLTTRWLAASVSSVHHHSRFLVLSVRHAAVCAATISQSHRGRIAANLSSHRPGHGVTLRGLTGATCHSFHTSSRFANKQDFYETLGVSKTATQKDIKKAYYQLAKKYHPDTNPDDPEAKEKFAKLAEAYEVLSDEVKRKQYDTYGAAGFDPNRANAGQQQYYRTGGATLDPEELFRKIFGDFTGGMGFGDINSMFEQRPEFVMELTFAEAAKGANKDLAINIDDNCQRCDGKGSEPGTKVTRCHYCSGTGMESINTGPFMMRTTCRRCGGKGSIINTPCALCRGSGQTKKRQTVTVPVPAGVENGQRVRMPVGKKEIFITFRVQSSPVFRRSGIDIHSDAFISVAQAILGGTARAQGLYETISMAIPSGCQADQVIRLQGKGIRRLNSYNYGDHYVHIKIRVPKKLTRRQRSMMLSYAEEETDVQGSVNGVTPSEGGSSTSGAKATSSEEGQDKQQQKEEGGFFSKLKKMFS, encoded by the exons ATGGCGTCCTCCGCTGGCCGGCTCACAACACGCTGGCTAGCAGCATCTGTTTCTTCTGTTCACCATCACAGTCGTTTTCTGGTTCTCTCCGTCCGACATGCAGCAGTCTGCGCAGCCACGATATCACAGAGCCACCGGGGAAGGATAGCGGCTAACCTGAGCTCCCACAGACCTGGACATGGCGTGACATTGAGAGGACTGACAG gGGCGACCTGTCACTCATTCCACACTAGCAGCAGATTTGCAAACAAGCAAGACTTCTATGAAACCTTGGGTGTCTCCAAAACTGCCACACAGAAGGACATCAAAAAGGCATATTACCAG TTGGCAAAAAAGTACCACCCAGACACCAACCCAGATGATCCAGAGGCCAAAGAGAAGTTTGCCAAGCTAGCTGAAGCTTATGAG GTGCTAAGTGACGAAGTGAAGAGGAAACAGTATGACACGTACGGAGCAGCAGGCTTCGACCCAAACCGTGCGAACGCAGGCCAGCAGCAGTACTACAGAACTGGTGGAGCCACTTTAGACCCCGAGGAGCTCTTCAGGAAGATCTTTGGAGATTTTACAGGAGGCATGGGCTTCGGAGACATCAACAGCATGTTCGAACAAAGGCCTGAG TTTGTGATGGAGCTTACGTTTGCTGAGGCAGCAAAGGGCGCAAATAAGGATTTGGCTATAAACATTGACGACAATTGTCAGAGGTGTGATGGCAAGGGCAGCGAACCCGGCACCAAGGTGACGCGCTGTCACTACTGCAGCGGCACTGGCATG GAGTCGATCAACACGGGTCCCTTCATGATGCGGACCACATGTCGGCGCTGCGGGGGGAAGGGCTCCATCATTAACACACCCTGCGCCCTTTGTCGAGGTTCAGGTCAGACCAAGAAGAGGCAGACGGTCACTGTGCCCGTACCTGCTG GAGTGGAAAACGGTCAGAGAGTACGCATGCcagttggaaaaaaagaaatcttcaTTACATTTAGG GTCCAGAGTAGCCCCGTGTTCAGGCGTAGCGGGATAGACATCCACTCAGACGCGTTCATCTCTGTGGCTCAAGCCATACTGGGGGGCACGGCCAGAGCACAAGGCCTCTATGAAACCATCAGCATGGCG ATTCCTTCCGGTTGCCAAGCTGATCAGGTGATCCGGCTGCAGGGGAAAGGCATTCGGAGGTTGAACAGCTATAACTACGGAGATCACTATGTTCACATCAAGATCAGAGTGCCCAA GAAGTTGACGAGAAGGCAACGCTCTATGATGCTCAGTTATGCCGAAGAGGAGACAGACGTTCAGGGATCTGTCAATGGCGTCACACCTTCTGAAG GGGGCAGCAGCACTTCAGGTGCGAAGGCAACCAGCTCAGAGGAGGGAcaa